From Chryseobacterium sp. H1D6B, a single genomic window includes:
- the acs gene encoding acetate--CoA ligase, with the protein MRNYVIEDLPHYFEEYKKSIKNPKKFWDKIADQNFVWYQRWSKVVKYDMNEAKITWFKNAKLNITKNCIDRHLNERGDKTAIIWEPNDPKEEALHISYNELYTRVNKTANILRDMGIEKGDRVCIYLPMIPELAVTMLACAKLGAVHSVIFAGFSAAAVASRVNDCGAKLVITSDGSYRGNKVLDLKSIVDEALEKTPTIENVLVVKRTHNEIKMKAGRDHWMSDLYDKASPDFVTVIMDAEDPLFILYTSGSTGKPKGMLHTCAGYMVYTAYTFKNIFNYQENDIYWCTADIGWITGHSYILYGPLCNGATTVIFEGVPTYPEPDRFWEVIEKHKITQFYTAPTAIRSLAKESAEWVDKHDLSSLKVIGSVGEPINDEAWHWFNDHVGKKKCPIVDTWWQTETGGIMISPLPFITPTKPTYATLPLPGIQPVLMDDKRNEITGNQVTGNLCIRFPWPGIARTIWGDHQRYIETYFSAFPGKYFTGDGALRDEVGYYRITGRVDDVIIVSGHNLGTAPIEDSINQHPAVAESAIVGYPHDIKGNALYGFVVLKETGEGRQRENLKKEINQLIADQIGPIAKLDKIQFVSGLPKTRSGKIMRRILRKIAEGDFSNFGDISTLLNPEIVEEIKNERLE; encoded by the coding sequence ATGAGAAATTACGTAATAGAAGATCTGCCGCATTATTTTGAAGAATATAAAAAGTCTATTAAAAATCCTAAGAAATTCTGGGACAAAATAGCTGATCAAAACTTTGTGTGGTATCAAAGATGGAGCAAGGTCGTGAAATACGACATGAATGAAGCTAAAATTACCTGGTTTAAGAATGCTAAATTAAATATTACAAAAAACTGTATCGACAGACACCTGAATGAAAGGGGTGATAAAACTGCCATCATCTGGGAACCCAATGATCCAAAAGAAGAAGCTCTGCATATTTCTTACAACGAATTATACACCCGAGTTAATAAAACAGCCAATATCCTAAGAGATATGGGTATTGAGAAAGGCGACCGTGTCTGTATTTATCTTCCCATGATCCCTGAATTAGCGGTTACAATGCTGGCCTGTGCAAAATTAGGTGCTGTACATTCAGTAATTTTCGCTGGATTCTCAGCAGCAGCTGTTGCTTCAAGAGTGAACGACTGCGGTGCCAAACTTGTTATCACGTCAGACGGAAGCTATAGAGGAAATAAGGTCTTAGACTTAAAAAGTATTGTAGATGAAGCTTTAGAAAAAACTCCGACTATTGAGAATGTATTAGTGGTAAAAAGAACTCATAACGAGATCAAAATGAAAGCAGGCAGAGATCACTGGATGTCTGACCTGTACGACAAAGCTTCTCCGGATTTCGTAACAGTGATCATGGATGCTGAAGACCCTCTTTTTATTCTTTACACTTCCGGTTCTACGGGAAAACCAAAAGGAATGCTTCACACGTGCGCTGGATACATGGTGTATACCGCTTACACGTTTAAAAATATTTTTAACTATCAAGAAAATGACATCTACTGGTGTACCGCAGATATAGGCTGGATCACGGGGCATTCTTATATTCTTTACGGACCGCTGTGCAACGGAGCGACTACCGTAATATTTGAAGGAGTTCCCACCTATCCGGAACCGGACCGCTTCTGGGAAGTTATTGAAAAACATAAAATCACTCAGTTCTATACCGCTCCTACTGCGATCCGCTCTTTAGCAAAAGAAAGTGCAGAATGGGTAGACAAACATGATCTAAGCTCTTTAAAAGTTATTGGATCTGTAGGAGAACCCATTAATGATGAAGCCTGGCATTGGTTCAATGATCATGTAGGAAAGAAAAAATGTCCTATTGTTGATACCTGGTGGCAGACAGAAACAGGAGGAATTATGATTTCACCGCTCCCTTTTATTACTCCCACCAAGCCAACGTATGCTACGCTTCCTTTACCCGGAATACAGCCAGTTTTAATGGATGACAAGCGTAATGAGATCACAGGAAATCAGGTGACGGGAAATCTCTGTATCCGTTTTCCATGGCCGGGGATTGCAAGAACGATCTGGGGAGACCACCAAAGATATATAGAGACCTATTTCAGTGCTTTTCCAGGGAAATATTTCACTGGTGACGGTGCTTTAAGAGATGAAGTGGGCTATTACAGAATTACAGGGCGTGTAGACGATGTTATTATTGTTTCCGGACATAATCTAGGAACCGCTCCTATTGAAGACAGTATCAACCAGCATCCGGCTGTTGCTGAATCTGCGATTGTAGGATATCCGCACGATATTAAAGGAAATGCCCTCTACGGTTTTGTAGTCCTGAAAGAAACTGGAGAAGGACGCCAGAGAGAAAACCTGAAGAAAGAAATCAACCAATTAATTGCAGATCAGATCGGCCCGATTGCAAAACTGGATAAGATACAATTTGTTTCCGGACTGCCTAAAACACGTTCTGGAAAGATTATGCGTAGGATTCTAAGAAAGATCGCAGAAGGTGACTTCAGCAATTTTGGAGACATATCAACACTATTAAATCCTGAAATTGTAGAAGAAATTAAAAATGAAAGGTTAGAGTAA